From the genome of Metarhizium brunneum chromosome 4, complete sequence, one region includes:
- the PUT3_1 gene encoding Proline utilization trans-activator, giving the protein MPLQADTRRARRTPNAHLTSPVSTSDGQSNLQAEECPDVAIQPQSEPQSEPEFRLRTDPFVIPSRTIPNFQRNRRQWIWLSPWSTWSFTVRLMLTLGEKLRPGSSSLPQNVLDTEVYEFPWPSFSASEINISGLPSLNHALYLFTTMKFHLGQTYRLFDEVEFESEIKDFYANAVQNVSEYRVWFIKFLLVLAFGTAFHTSHTTAQEPPGSRFFSRAMALMPGPGCMWKESMLGIEILAMAGLYLFCIDDRESAHCYLSNAIRIAQMEGLHTQLPQEELGAEKVTHCRDLWWTLYIMDRHFSSSLGLPMSVQDGDITTPVNPPNVGSQSDSARSLQVNLSHLMSIIVTTVYLPARTPLTSFLEQTRSILHTLAHHAQEIERIIRLKFDNSPGAMPRETHYLTMLYHQCVIFATRPPLLAALKERSELLGHPDDENWDGFLAQTATVISAGIKSAAKTLQILSKEYSMLEVFLPYDVEFAFGAALHLTMASAVFPDVVDYQHCRHLSRQILHELVSRGNRIARARTAELKYLETLCAELAVQGRRQGHQTLTLSHLESEPMDTWGADAGNEARLSVGDQNLGAGMPEPDVSLQDLGHNTSSNMDLLNSIGISADNFFSIIQQMPDPETLSESILDWDLWKEAT; this is encoded by the exons ATGCCGTTGCAGGCTGACACTCGCAGGGCTAGGAGGACGCCCAACGC GCATCTCACGTCTCCCGTGTCAACGTCGGACGGCCAGAGCAATCTGCAGGCCGAGGAATGCCCAGATGTCGCGATACAACCACAAAGCGAGCCACAGAGTGAGCCAGAGTTTCGGTTGCGCACAGATCCGTTTGTCATACCTTCAAGGACGATTCCGAATTTCCAAAGAAACAGGAGACAATGGA TCTGGCTCTCTCCCTGGTCAACATGGTCCTTTACGGTGCGTCTCATGCTGACATTGGGCGAGAAGCTCCGGCCCGGAAGTTCATCTCTTCCGCAGAACGTGCTCGACACAGAGGTATACGAGTTCCCGTGGCCGTCTTTTTCGGCTTCAGAAATAAACATCTCAGGTCTACCATCACTTAATCATGCACTGTATCTCTTTACCACTATGAAATTCCATCTCGGGCAGACGTATCGACTGTTTGATGAAGTCGAGTTCGAGAGCGAGATCAAGGACTTTTATGCAAACGCGGTACAAAATGTGTCAGAGTACCGCGTGTGGTTCATCAAGTTCCTCCTTGTGTTAGCCTTCGGCACGGCTTTTCACACATCTCACACGACGGCCCAGGAACCACCGGGTTCCCGTTTCTTTTCGAGAGCCATGGCCCTCATGCCGGGCcctggctgcatgtggaAAGAGAGCATGCTGGGGATTGaaatcttggccatggcgggccTGTACCTCTTCTGTATCGACGACAGAGAGTCGGCTCATTGCTAT CTCAGCAATGCGATACGCATCGCCCAAATGGAGGGTCTTCATACACAGCTTCCCCAAGAAGAGCTTGGCGCGGAGAAGGTGACGCATTGCCGGGACCTCTGGTGGACGTTGTACATTATGGACCGTCACTTTTCCTCGTCGCTCGGACTGCCCATGTCGGTTCAAGACGGTGACATAACCACACCTGTTAACCCGCCGAATGTAGGTTCGCAAAGTGACAGTGCGCGTAGTCTTCAGGTCAATCTCTCTCACCTAATGTCCATCATCGTTACCA CGGTCTATTTGCCCGCCCGAACCCCTCTGACGTCCTTCCTGGAGCAGACTCGATCTATTCTGCATACCCTGGCTCATCATGCACAGGAAATAGAAAGAATCATACGTCTCAAGTTTGACAATTCACCAGGAGCCATGCCCAGAGAGACACATTATCTGACCATGTTGTACCATCAG TGTGTCATATTTGCGACTCGTCCGCCGCTTCTTGCCGCCCTCAAAGAGCGGTCAGAGTTGCTAGGCCATCCTGACGATGAGAACTGGGATGGCTTTTTGGCCCAAACGGCCACTGTCATTTCTGCTGGCATCAAATCAGCCGCCAAAACACTCCAGATTCTGTCCAAGGAATACAGCATGTTGG AAGTCTTTCTACCGTACGATGTTGAATTTGCCTTTGGAGCCGCGCTTCACCTGACCATGGCCAGCGCCGTCTTCCCCGACGTGGTGGACTATCAGCATTGCCGACACCTATCTCGCCAGATTCTTCACGAGTTGGTCTCTAGAGGCAACCGCATCGcaagggcgaggacggctgAGCTGAAATACTTGGAAACCCTGTGCGCAGAGTTGGCCGTCCAAGGAAGGAGACAGGGCCACCAGACTTTGACATTGTCCCATTTGGAGAGCGAGCCGATGGACACATGGGGTGCTGACGCTGGAAACGAGGCTAGGTTGTCTGTGGGCGATCAGAATTTAGGCGCGGGCATGCCGGAACCCGATGTCTCCCTGCAAGATCTTGGCCACAATACGTCGAGTAACATGGATTTGCTCAATAGTATTGGCATCTCGGCTGACAATTTCTTCTCTATAATACAACAGATGCCAGATCCGGAGACACTGTCGGAAAGCATATTGGACTGGGATTTGTGGAAGGAGGCAACTTGA
- the cpaO_1 gene encoding Beta-cyclopiazonate dehydrogenase, with product MRLSQFVTALPPWLGACAGSRWHAQPNVVDVDVAIVGGGAGGIHAAIHLKDAGASVVVIEKKDQIGGHAETYINPDTGVTSNVGVVLFEKTELVKRYFARLGVPAITSTLAAGFSSKPLSVELYDFALGTRIPPTDAADAMAQQQAVEAAAQAYTQNVLSKYAWIDQGFFVPDPVPEELYLPFSQLADKYGFSALLPTVAQLNWYTGNLTTIPALYGLKSLGPGFLSSILEGEYIFSGTGDTRNLYDKALEELGSSVLLSTAILSVNRHSNSTGVTLLVAEPDKAPTTIRARKLLIAIPPTLSNMCAFDLDEQERAIFSKFFSLGCFAGVARVPGFNGSLINFGAQTPFNQPIIPGNSVFVNAGSPEEVLIAAGFDSGDVTDEQGKDLVRKNLATLAAAGAVPEDAAETVTFPYTSNHTPYNVRVTAEDIRAGFYTKLLALQGSRNTYWTGAAFAGHNSALVWTWNEGTIVPRLKGELGLE from the coding sequence ATGAGATTGTCGCAATTTGTCACCGCTTTACCCCCGTGGCTCGGAGCATGTGCAGGATCAAGATGGCACGCACAGCCGAACGTGGTCGATGTTGATGTCGCcatcgttggcggcggcgctggcggcatcCACGCCGCAATTCATTTGAAGGATGCCGGCGCCAgtgttgtcgtcatcgagaAAAAGGACCAGATTGGCGGCCATGCGGAAACATATATCAACCCCGACACCGGCGTAACCAGcaacgtcggcgtcgtcctCTTTGAGAAGACGGAGCTGGTCAAGCGCTACTTCGCACGCCTCGGAGTTCCCGCGATAACTTCCACCCTGGCGGCCGGCTTTTCTTCCAAACCACTGTCAGTAGAGCTGTATGACTTCGCCTTGGGTACGCGCATCCCACCCACAGATGCCGCagacgccatggcccagcagcaggctGTTGAAGCCGCCGCGCAAGCTTACACGCAGAATGTCCTGAGCAAGTACGCATGGATCGACCAGGGCTTTTTTGTCCCAGACCCCGTTCCCGAGGAGCTGTACCTTCCCTTCAGCCAGCTCGCAGACAAGTACGGCTTCTCTGCCCTGCTTCCCACCGTCGCCCAGCTGAACTGGTATACGGGCAACCTCACGACCATCCCGGCCCTGTACGGCCTCAAGAGCCTCGGACCTGGCTTTCTGAGCAGCATCCTTGAAGGAGAGTACATCTTCTCCGGCACTGGCGACACCAGGAACCTCTACGACAAGGCcctggaggagctgggctCCAGCGTCCTCTTGAGCACCGCCATCCTCAGCGTTAACCGTCACTCCAACTCGACCGGTGTCACCCTCCTGGTTGCCGAGCCCGACAAGGCCCCTACCACGATCCGTGCCCGCAAGCTTCTCATTGCCATTCCGCCGACACTGAGCAACATGTGCGCCTTTGACCTCGACGAGCAAGAGCgggccatcttctccaagttCTTCTCCCTTGGCTGCTTTGCCGGCGTGGCCCGGGTCCCCGGCTTCAACGGCTCGCTTATCAACTTTGGAGCCCAGACCCCCTTCAACCAGCCCATCATTCCGGGGAACAGTGTCTTCGTCAACGCCGGATCGCCTGAGGAGGTCTTGATCGCCGCGGGCTTCGACAGCGGCGACGTCACGGATGAACAAGGAAAGGACCTCGTCCGCAAGAACCTGGCCAccctggcggcggcgggtgcCGTTCCGGAAGACGCAGCCGAGACTGTCACGTTCCCGTACACCTCCAACCACACGCCGTACAATGTGCGCGTCACGGCCGAAGACATCAGGGCCGGTTTCTACACCAAGTTGCTGGCGCTCCAGGGCTCCCGTAACACATACTGGACTGGGGCGGCGTTTGCGGGCCATAACAGCGCTCTGGTCTGGACGTGGAACGAGGGGACGATTGTGCCTCGCCTGAAGGGGGAGCTTGGACTGGAATGA
- the ASG1_1 gene encoding Activator of stress response 1, whose translation MDEPNPPLPGPRNLPRASHACQRCRAKKARCDQRQPCANCIKHLEECTYGLRRRNNRSRNSRAPSLDLSSAESPQRRLPTFPSARDDRDEPPRGSQTLEHSQESDRVAFAQQPLPSNNADVVGHVNQHTHGTEFYGTSSNFVLLNQFFAYAQQHLPGHPNSGGLKETSYLSPASGRASEPSSFRDQGSPWTSGGIVSGPGLTAPSPVSIVNLLSNEESLEPPSRPKTPHDAVNQQRVSAEAPPAPGHTRNESHTELMHHDGHTSTPKHGASREGTSNLPSSAHVATKGNPVPDSPLQAAKKGLEREYVRVYMSNLHHIHPMLDPIGFTARCEEVIWGVQTPLETNKDLRHFLALYNIVVAVGALIADPSITQNFEPDTSSCIKQPTQCEDSSSAPSSQVLSRKYFRKSRALLGDMFEVCSLESAQTLLLMSLYCQNSLKPHACYMYCGHAVRTALAIGIARESMPSSIEDHKAARRTWWCIYSHEIDMSCSAGRRDSLGKPRNYQISLPRIRDQVSTASNKSEFENRSVAMINEMVHFAAILRRISKELYYDSKGLTLLQKSTVAKELDALLGDWKGRLPEYLDFSRLSFREAEWAAKQKLVLHLRYLNARIVLHRLFLEAPVSRTRAQLSGHVGSCLDAARDTIRVMYDAYTNRHYFRTWWYNSTYTLYAGMIVLYIVMLGHTSVSGDELLDDVIKAQDILESMEEAAVARRSANLIREGLEVARACVESRSDQSARLEVADSEQEYGESQGQLGVSYMANQPGNNLSRTLFSHAVPGQDPALLASIIDPNLLRDFTAADKDMSDQEFAAFPSDSLYGEGLDVHLISMMV comes from the exons ATGGATGAGCCAAATCCGCCTCTGCCCGGCCCGCGCAACCTGCCGCGCGCGTCGCACGCATGTCAGCGATGTCGTGCGAAGAAGGCCAGGTGTGACCAGAGACAGCCGTGCGCCAACTGCATCAAGCACCTCGAGGAGTGCACGTATGGACTTCGAAGACGAAATAATCGGAGTAGAAATAGCCGAGCCCCAAGTTTGGACCTGTCGAGCGCGGAAAGTCCGCAACGTCGTTTGCCAACCTTCCCGTCTGCTCGAGATGACAGAGATGAGCCGCCGAGGGGGAGCCAGACCTTGGAACACTCTCAAGAATCAGACCGTGTAG CCTTTGCGCAGCAACCGCTACCATCGAACAATGCCGATGTAGTAGGGCATGTCAACCAGCACACTCACGGAACCGAGTTTTACGGCACGTCGTCTAACTTTGTGCTTCTCAATCAATTCTTTGCGTATGCTCAGCAGCATCTCCCTGGGCATCCCAACTCTGGCGGCCTCAAAGAGACGTCGTATCTCTCTCCCGCCAGCGGCAGGGCCAGCGAGCCGTCCTCTTTTCGGGATCAGGGTAGCCcatggacatctggaggcaTTGTTTCGGGACCTGGTCTCACTGCTCCGTCACCGGTTTCCATTGTCAACCTTCTTTCAAATGAAGAATCGCTGgagccgccgtcgaggccaaAAACACCACATGATGCAGTAAATCAACAACGCGTTTCTGCGGAGGCTCCTCCTGCTCCGGGCCACACTAGAAACGAAAGTCATACGGAATTAATGCACCATGACGGCCACACATCCACTCCCAAACATGGCGCCAGTAGAGAGGGCACCAGCAATCTTCCGTCGTCTGCTCACGTCGCCACCAAGGGAAACCCCGTCCCCGATAGTCCTCTACAGGCTGCTAAGAAGGGGTTAGAGCGAGAATACGTCCGTGTATATATGAGCAATCTGCATCACATCCACCCCATGCTTGATCCCATTGGGTTTACAGCAAGATGCGAGGAGGTCATATGGGGTGTACAGACACCACTTGAAACGAACAAGGACCTCAGGCACTTCTTGGCCCTGTACAACATCGTGGTAGCGGTCGGGGCGCTCATCGCCGACCCCAGCATAACCCAGAACTTTGAGCCAGATACAAGCTCATGTATCAAGCAGCCAACACAATGTGAAGACTCGAGCTCAGCCCCTTCCAGCCAGGTACTGTCGAGAAAGTATTTCCGAAAGTCCAGGGCTTTGCTCGGAGACATGTTTGAAGTCTGCTCCTTAGAAAGCGCCCAAACCCTTCTTCTAATG TCGCTGTACTGCCAAAACTCTCTCAAGCCGCACGCCTGCTACATGTACTGCGGGCACGCCGTCCGCACCGCCCTCGCCATTGGAATAGCCAGAGAATCCATGCCCAGCTCCATCGAGGACCACAAGGCCGCGCGACGAACCTGGTGGTGCATCTATTCCCACGAGATAGACATGAGCTGCAGCGCCGGCCGCCGCGACAGCCTTGGAAAGCCGCGAAACTACCAAATCAGCCTTCCTCGCATCCGGGACCAAGTATCCACGGCCTCCAACAAGTCGGAATTCGAAAACCGCAGCGTGGCCATGATTAACGAAATGGTTCACTTTGCAGCTATTCTGAGACGCATCTCGAAAGAACTGTACTACGACTCAAAGGGCCTCACTTTGCTGCAAAAGTCTACGGTTGCCAAGGAACTCGATGCTCTCCTGGGGGACTGGAAGGGCCGGCTACCAGAGTACCTCGATTTCAGCCGGCTGTCCTTCCGCGAAGCAGAGTGGGCGGCAAAGCAGAAGCTCGTCCTGCACTTGCGGTATTTGAACGCCAGGATCGTCCTTCATCGGCTTTTTCTAGAGGCCCCCGTGAGCAGGACGCGGGCACAGTTGTCGGGACACGTGGGCTCTTGTCTGGACGCGGCGCGGGACACCATCCGCGTCATGTACGACGCCTACACCAACCGGCACTACTTTCGGACGTGGTGGTACAACTCGACGTATACCTTGTACGCTGGCATGATTGTCCTATACATTGTCATGCTTGGCCACACTAGCGTGTCTGGTGACGAGCTTCTCGACGACGTCATCAAGGCGCAGGATATTCTCGAGTCCATGGAAGAAGCGGCTGTGGCTCGACGGAGTGCGAATTTGATACGAGAAGGCTTGGAGGTGGCGCGGGCGTGTGTCGAGAGCCGGTCGGATCAATCTGCTCGGTTGGAAGTGGCTGACTCTGAGCAAGAATACGGCGAATCGCAGGGCCAGCTGGGTGTCAGTTATATGGCGAATCAGCCGGGAAACAATTTGTCGAGGACCTTGTTTTCCCATGCTGTTCCTGGACAGGACCCTGCGCTATTGGCGTCTATTATAGATCCAAACTTGCTGCGGGATTTCACGGCAGCAGATAAGGATATGTCGGACCAGGAATTTGCGGCATTTCCGTCCGATAGCTTGTATGGGGAGGGGCTAGACGTTCATCTAATTTCGATGATGGTGTAA
- the npcC_0 gene encoding Hydroxyquinol 1,2-dioxygenase translates to MAAPVNLKDLTTDNITENVHAINSQCGSLRLKYILERTVAHLHELARETRLTTNEWMAAILFLTQVGQISSDVRQEFILLSDVLGLSLLVDSIDHPKPKGSTEGTVLGPFHTEEAEHASAGSLISHDPDGEPLLVLCTLKDTDGNPISGAEIDVWETDSKGFYDVQYAERGGPDGRAVLTSDDRGNFWFKAIVPVPYPIPHDGPVGKLLKVLNRHPYRPSHMHFMFKKGGYDPLITALYLKDDPYECTDAVFGVKDSLVVELKKVEDEEIAKKYDVKLGSALITYDFVLVTDKAAAALRRQKAEEALAGLGRTFRFIDDLPVPDVD, encoded by the exons ATGGCCGCTCCTGTCAACTTGAAAGATCTTACCACCGACAACATCACGGAAAATGTCCACGCCATCAATTCGCAGTGTGGCAGTCTGCGGTTGAAATACATCCTAGAGCGGACGGTCGCACATCTGCACGAGCTCGCCAGGGAAACGAGACTGACCACAAACGAATGGATGGCAGCCATCCTCTTCCTAACGCAAGTTGGCCAGATTTCATCAGACGTCAGACAG GAATTCATTCTACTATCAGACGTTCTGGGACTGTCCCTTCTCGTGGATTCAATCGATCATCCCAAACCAAAGGGCAGCACCGAGGGCACGGTCCTGGGGCCCTTCCACACAGAAGAGGCCGAACACGCCAGCGCCGGAAGTCTCATATCGCATGACCCCGACGGCGAGcccctcctcgtcctctgcaCCCTCAAAGACACCGACGGAAACCCCATCTCGGGTGCCGAAATCGACGTGTGGGAGACGGACTCGAAGGGCTTCTACGACGTGCAGTACGCAGAGAGGGGCGGGCCGGACGGCAGGGCCGTGCTGACGAGCGATGACCGGGGAAACTTTTGGTTCAAGGCCATTGTCCCGGTGCCGTACCCCATCCCGCACGACGGGCCGGTAGGGAAGCTCCTCAAGGTGCTGAATCGCCACCCCTACCGGCCGAGTCACATGCACTTCATGTTCAAGAAGGGCGGGTACGATCCTCTCATCAC CGCGCTTTATCTCAAGGACGACCCGTATGAATGTACcgatgccgtctttggcgtcaAGGACTCGCTCGTAGTGGAGTTGAAGAAggttgaggatgaagaaataGCAAAAAAGTACGACGTCAAGCTGGGTTCTGCTCTGATTACCTATGACTTTGTCCTGGTCACGGATAAGGCTGCGGCCGCACTGCGCAGACAAAAGGCGGAAGAAGCCCTGGCTGGTTTGGGGCGTACATTCAGATTCATTGACGACCTTCCTGTTCCTGATGTAGATTAG
- the tfdF gene encoding Maleylacetate reductase — MKEFEYNVLPSRVIFGSGSVKKLPAEIQRLNVSRPLLLATPGKSNFSNQLSDIIQAAAITIAGTFPHAKAHTPTSVTEEATAFLASVAADCVVSIGGGSVVGLGKAVSIRTGVPHISIPTTYSGSEMTPILGETQNGKKTTRSDPKILPAVVIYDADFTMTLPPAICSTSGINAIAHAVEALYATNANPITSMLALEGIKALAAALPQIVRSPESQAPREEALYGAWLCGAVLGSSSMGLHHKLCHVLGGSFTLPHAETHTVVLPHALSYNAPAIPEQMAKLATVFPGSNGDALRGLELLLQELGVPRALKDLGMEEGDIEKATEIAAGNQYPNPRPLEKQWIRELIRRAWAGETAKADLCNE, encoded by the coding sequence ATGAAGGAATTCGAGTACAACGTCCTTCCAAGCCGAGTCATCTTTGGCTCCGGCTCTGTCAAGAAACTCCCCGCTGAGATTCAGCGTCTCAATGTTTCTCGACCCCTTCTCCTCGCAACGCCCGGGAAGAGCAACTTCTCAAATCAGCTGTCTGACATCATccaagccgccgccatcactATAGCCGGCACTTTCCCCCACGCAAAAGCGCACACGCCGACCTCTGTGACGGAAGAAGCAACCGCCTTTCTCgcctccgtcgccgccgactGCGTGGTTTccattggcggcggctcaGTAGTCGGCCTAGGCAAAGCCGTCTCCATTCGCACAGGAGTACCCCATATCAGCATACCCACGACGTACTCGGGCTCGGAAATGACGCCCATTCTCGGCGAGACGCAAAATGGCAAGAAGACGACGCGGTCGGATCCCAAGATTCTGCCCGCAGTCGTCATCTACGACGCAGACTTTACCATGACGCTGCCGCCCGCCATCTGTAGTACTTCTGGAATCAACGCCATTGCCCACGCCGTAGAGGCGCTCTACGCGACGAATGCCAACCCCATCACTTCGATGCTTGCGCTCGAGGGCATCAAGGCGCTGGCAGCGGCGTTGCCACAGATTGTCCGCAGCCCGGAATCCCAGGCGCCAAGGGAGGAGGCTCTTTACGGCGCTTGGCTTTGCGGCGCTGTCCTGGGGAGCTCATCCATGGGGCTTCACCATAAGCTGTGCCATGTGCTCGGGGGGTCGTTTACACTCCCCCATGCAGAGACACACACCGTCGTGCTGCCGCATGCGCTGTCGTATAACGCGCCTGCCATCCCGGAGCagatggccaagttggctaCTGTTTTCCCCGGAAGCAATGGAGACGCTCTACGCGGTCTGGAGCTGTTGCTGCAAGAGCTGGGGGTGCCGCGGGCACTCAAGGACTTGGGCATGGAGGAGGGCGATATCGAAAAGGCGACCGAGATTGCCGCGGGTAATCAGTACCCGAACCCGCGTCCACTGGAGAAACAATGGATTCGCGAACTGATTCGACGAGCTTGGGCTGGAGAAACTGCCAAGGCAGACTTGTGCAATGAGTAA
- the mobA_0 gene encoding 3-hydroxybenzoate 4-monooxygenase: MPVFQETSTAARDLRILPSRAPPLPRLSHKCDDSASPEGNHEVVVIGAGPSGLFLTLLLARYGITDSSLVCLDSKPGTLKAGQADGLQPRTLEVLQSLGIADEIISEGCHMEEVAFWNPVESVAKGIERTSFVPDVSVPARFPFEVTIHQGRIERILQENLDLYAPNNTIRRSHRFLEYTFDDSQPDFPILVKYEYDLADGTTQQGTLRTKYLVGADGARSLVRKCMGLELQGETTDHIWGVCDFVVDTDFPDIRKRCAVHSDAGSVMVIPRERIATGDYLTRLYVQVPGEVAQDRDCETDKKSADKKRRGAVTLEYIFEQAQAVFAPYKINIKQGTEPDWWAAYQIGQRMTPKFSARADDGVDRVFIVGDACHTHSPKAGQGMNVSMMDSYNLAWKLAHSLHGLTPRVPSGAADAVLETFEEERVDIARQLIEFDTQFSHMFSGQIGPADAEAAGLTHDEFLRVFSEGNGFTSGCGLHYKPNRLVRTPVDTAGEVSQADSLCGALTPGRRLLDVQVKRYADANTRHLQDEMPSTGRYHVLLFASNDLLDKYGASQSAILSSIDIIHKFPAGAINLVLLHPLTERFEWADLPPSVKTFAEMRTYGLAKNEDAYKVFGVPKDEGIIAVIRPDGYVGMLAPLSDPKLVEDYFHGCLVSI, translated from the exons ATGCCCGTCTTCCAAGAAACTTCAACCGCCGCAAGAGATCTCAGAATCTTGCCGTCGCGCGCTCCTCCACTGCCAAGACTTTCCCACAAGTGCGATGACAGTGCAAGCCCCGAGGGCAATCATGAGGTGGTAGTCATAGGT GCTGGGCCGAGCGGTCTTTTTCTGACCCTGTTACTCGCCAGGTATGGCATCACAGACTCTTCGCTTGTCTGCCTAGACTCCAAGCCGGGGACATTAAAGGCCGGCCAGGCAGACGGCCTGCAGCCCCGGACGTTGGAGGTGCTCCAGAGTCTCGGGATAGCGGACGAAATAATCAGCGAGGGGTGTCACATGGAGGAGGTGGCATTTTGGAACCCGGTGGAATCAGTCGCCAAGGGCATCGAGCGAACCAGCTTCGTCCCTGATGTCAGCGTGCCTGCGCGCTTCCCTTTCGAAGTCACCATTCACCAAGGGCGCATCGAACGTATCCTCCAAGAGAACCTGGATCTTTATGCGCCGAACAACACAATCCGAAGGTCGCATCGCTTCCTCGAGTACACATTCGACGACAGCCAGCCCGACTTCCCAATCCTGGTCAAGTACGAATATGACCTCGCGGATGGAACGACGCAACAGGGCACCCTTCGAACAAAGTACCTCGTAGGAGCAGACGGTGCCCGCTCACTTGTGCGAAAGTGCATGGGTCTTGAACTGCAGGGCGAGACGACGGATCACATCTGGGGTGTGTGCGACTTTGTTGTAGACACCGACTTTCCCGACATTCGCAAACGGTGTGCGGTGCACTCGGACGCAGGCTCCGTCATGGTGATTCCTCGAGAGCGAATCGCGACTGGTGACTATCTTACTCGCCTCTACGTCCAGGTACCCGGCGAGGTGGCCCAGGATCGAGACTGTGAAACGGACAAGAAATCAGCCGACAAGAAGAGACGTGGCGCCGTTACCTTGGAGTACATCTTTGAGCAGGCGCAGGCCGTTTTTGCACCATACAAAATTAACATCAAGCAAGGCACAGAGCCCGACTGGTGGGCCGCATATCAGATCGGCCAGCGCATGACGCCCAAGTTCTCTGCCCGAGCCGACGATGGCGTGGACAGAGTGTTCATCGTGGGAGACG CTTGCCACACGCACAGTCCGAAAGCCGGGCAGGGCATGAACGTGTCCATGATGGACTCTTACAACCTGGCTTGGAAGCTTGCCCACAGCCTGCACGGGCTGACGCCTCGTGTGCCTTCTGGCGCAGCAGACGCCGTTCTAGAGACCTTTGAAGAAGAGCGGGTGGATATCGCTCGTCAGCTCATTGAGTTCGACACGCAGTTTTCTCACATGTTTTCCGGGCAGATTGGCCCGGCGGACGCCGAAGCCGCGGGCCTGACGCACGACGAGTTTCTCCGCGTGTTCAGCGAAGGAAATGGCTTCACTAGCGGCTGCGGTCTTCACTACAAACCCAACAGGCTTGTGAGGACACCTGTCGATACTGCCGGGGAGGTTTCCCAGGCGGATTCGCTCTGTGGCGCGTTGACGCCCGGCAGGCGGCTTCTCGATGTCCAGGTGAAGCGTTatgccgatgccaacacTCGACATCTTCAAGACG AAATGCCCTCAACGGGCCGCTACCATGTGCTTTTGTTTGCGAGCAACGACCTTCTTGACAAATATGGCGCTTCTCAATCAGCTATACTATCGTCTATCGATATTATCCACAAGTTCCCGGCGGGCGCCATCAATCTCGTACTGCTCCATCCATTGACGGAGCGATTCGAGTGGGCTGATTTGCCTCCCAGCGTCAAGACATTTGCCGAGATGCGGACATATGGATTGGCCAAGAACGAGGATGCGTACAAGGTGTTTGGCGTGCCCAAGGATGAGGGAATTATTGCAGTAATCAGGCCTGACGGCTACGTTGGCATGCTGGCGCCTCTGTCGGATCCTAAACTGGTAGAGGATTATTTCCATGGTTGTTTAGTTAGCATTTAA